CAAAAATGATAGAAGTTAATGCGTTTAAGAATGATTTACTGACATGGTTTCATGAAAATCAAAGACAGATGCCATGGAGAGAAACGAAAGATCCATACTACATTTGGTTAAGCGAAGTAATGTTGCAACAAACGCAAGTTAATACAGTTAGACCATATTATAATGCTTTTATTGAAAGGTTCCCAACGATACAAGCACTAAGTGAATCTCAAGAAGATGATGTCTTAAAGTATTGGGAAGGGCTTGGTTATTATTCAAGAGTGAGGAATTTTCATGAAGCGGTTAAAGAAGTACATCATAATTACAATGGCGCTGTACCTTCTCAACCAGATGAATTTATTAAATTAAAAGGTGTTGGCCCTTATACGAATGCAGCAGTCATGAGTATCGTCCATAATCATCCGCTACCAGCAGTAGATGGAAATGTGTTACGTGTTTGGAGCAGACTTAATAATAATCATTCAGATATCGCATTACAAAGTACTAAAAAAACTTTTGAAGAAGAACTTCAACCTTTTGTAGAATCAGAGTCGGGAGATTTTAATCAAGCAATGATGGAACTTGGTGCAACGATGTGTACGCCTAAAAAACCGTTATGTCTGATGTGTCCTGTACAAAGTCATTGTCAGGCATTCGAAAATGGCACTGTAGATCAATTGCCAGTTAAAAAGAAAAAGGTAAAGAAAAAAACAATCGATTATTTAGTACTTTATATAACGAACCGTAACGGTGATATTCTTGTAAGACAACGTGATACAAAGTTATTAAACGGTATGTGGGAATTTCCGATGTTTGAATCAGATACGAGCATTCATACTATTGAAGATGAGCTTGATGCAGTTATAGATATGCAAACTGAACCAATCTTTACGACAAAACATATCTTTACACACATGACTTGGAATATGAAAGTTATTCGTGCATATACTCAAAAAAGTGACGTTGAATACCCATATAGATGGATGTCAAAAAATGAAAAAGAAGCATTGTCATTTTCTACATCAATGTCTAAGATATTTAATAAAATAAATGAAGTGTAAGTCACAAACATAATTTTAGCTTATTTATTTAAATATGATATAATAACTTGGTAAATATTTAAAAGGTGGTGTGGAACATGGTCAAAGAATCCATACCAAAAGAAGGCCAAGTAATTAAAATTCAAAGTTATAAACATGATGGTAATATTCATCGTGTATGGTCTGAAACAACAATTCTTAAAGGTACGAGTCATGTTATTATTGGTGGGAATAATCGAACACTCGTAACAGAAAGTGATGGCCGAACTTGGGTTACACGAGAACCTGCGATTGTTTATTTTCATGCTGAATATTGGTTTAATGTAATTTGTATGTTCCGCGATGATGGGGTTTATTATTATTGTAATTTATCTTCACCATTTGTTTCTGATGAAGAAGCAATTAAGTATATTGATTATGATTTAGATATCAAGGTATATCCAAGCGGAAAATATCACTTGTTAGACGAAGATGAATATCGTCAACATATGAAACAAATGAATTATCCTAAAGACATTGATGCAATACTGAAGAGAAATGTTGATATTCTGCAACAATGGATTGAACGAAAAAAGGGACCATTTGCGCCAGACTTTATAAAAGTGTGGCAAGAAAGATTTCATTCAATTGATAGACGTAATTCAAAAGAATGAATTTATACAGGGGTAACAAGTACCTCCTAATAGGGGGTGAGACTATGAAATCTAGTTTATATATAGGTTTCTGTCTCACTCTTTTATTTTTGGGGTTAATTACAACAAGTTATAAAAGGAAAGAATTGGAGGAAAGACAATGATTAAACGGTATTTGCAATTTGTTAAACCATATAAATGGCATATTGTAGGTACGATTATTATCGGGATTATTAAATTTGGGATTCCATTATTACTTCCATTACTCATAAAATATGTAATCGATGATGTTATTAATAATGGTGCGCTGTCTGCTGGACAGAAAACCGAGAAATTAGCATATGCAATGTTAATTATGGGATTTATCTTTATCGTGTTAAGACCACCAATAGAATACCTCAGACAATACTTAGCACAATGGACATCAAATAAAATTCTTTATGATATTCGTAAAAAATTATATACACATTTACAAGCACTAAGTGCAAGATTTTATTCTAATAATAAAGCGGGAGAAATTATTTCTCGTGTGATTAACGATGTTGAACAAACGAAAGACTTTATACTTACGGGATTAATGAATGTATGGCTTGATTTAGTAACAATCATCATAGCATTGAGTATTATGTTTGTATTAGATGTTAAACTGACATTTACTGCGATTGCTATTTTCCCATTCTTTATATTTAGTATTTATTACTTCTTCGGAAGATTAAGAAGCTTGACGAGACGTAGATCTCAAAGTTTAGCAGAGCTACAAGGCTTTCTACACGAACGTGTTTCAGGTATGTCAGTAATTAAAAGTTTTGCGATTGAACGTAATGAAGAAAAGAGATTTGATCATCGTAATCGTAACTTCTTAACAAAAGCAACAGATCATACAAAATGGAACGCTAAATCATTTGCTGTTATTAATACAGTGACAGATATTGGGCCATTGCTAGTTGTAGGTGTTGGTGGTTTCCTTGTTATTCAAGGTAATTTAACTGTTGGTACATTAGCAGCATTCGTTGCATATTTAGAACAACTTTATGGACCATTAAGAAGATTAGTCGCTTCTTCTACAACATTAACGCAAAGTATTGCATCTATGGACCGCGTATTCCATTTATTCGATGAAAAATATGACGTTAAAAATGAAGACGACGCAAAAGACATCGCCATTCAAGAAGGTCGTATTTCTTTTGAAAATGTTGCATTTAAATATAATGAACATGAACCAGAAGTATTGAAAGATATTAACTTAAATATCAATAAAGGAGAAACAGTTGCTTTTGTTGGTATGAGTGGTGGTGGTAAATCTACATTGATTAGTTTACTTCCTAGATTCTACGATGTAACAAGCGGTAGTATTCGTATTGATAATCATGATGTTAAAGATTTCACAACTGAAAGTTTAAGAAACCAAGTTGGTATGGTTGAACAAGACAATATTTTATTCTCAGATTCAATAAAAGAGAATATATTACTTGGTAAACCTGATGCGACTGATGAAGAAGTAATTGCAGCAAGTAAGAAAGCAAATGCACACGACTTTATTATGTCTTTACCAAATGGTTATGATACTGAAGTAGGTGAACGAGGAGTGAAATTATCTGGTGGTCAGAAACAACGTGTTTCAATCGCTAGAATATTCTTGAATAATCCTCCAGTATTAGTGCTTGATGAAGCAACGAGCGCATTAGACTTAGAAAGTGAAAAGATTATCCAAGACGCACTAGAAATATTAAGTTCAGAAAGAACCACATTAATTGTTGCGCATAGACTATCAACAATCACACATGCAGATAAAATAGTCGTTGTTCAAAACGGACGTATCGAAGAAGTAGGTACGCATAAAGCGTTAATGCAAGCGCAAGGAAGTTATTACAAATTATATAATATCCAGTCGTTCGGATAAAATTACAACATCCCCCTCATTTTATGCTATGATGAATTTTATAGAGATAGAATGAGGGGGATTTTTATGACATTTTTAAGTGTACTCCAGCTAATCGTAAACATTTTGTTCTTTGTGATCATTATTGGATTGATTGTTACATGTGTGACGTTATTTATTATAGATAAACGTCAAAAACATCATAGTGTGCTAAGGAATTACCCTTTGTTAGGACGTGTAAGATATTTTCTAGAAAGTATAGGACCAGAATTAAGACAATACTTATTATTAAACGATAATGAAGGTAAACCATTTTCAAGAAAACAATATTTAAACATCGTCATGTCAGGTAAGTATAAAAATAGAATCGAAAGTTTTGGTTCGGTTAGAGATTTTGAAGAACCTGGATTTTATATACAAAATACAATGTTCCCTGTTGATCATGACGAATTAGAAATTGATCAACAAAAAATGATTGATACGTATTTATATGAAATTACAAATGAAGGACTATTTGATAGAAAAGAAAAACAAATTGAAAAGCAAGTCGAGCCATATAACTTAACTGATGAAAATCAAATTATTATTGGAAAGAATGTTGGTAATCCTTTTATCGTAAAAAGACTTGTTGGACAATCAGGTATGAGTTATGGCGCACTAGGTCAAAATGCCATTACAGCTTTGTCTAAAGGATTAGGTAGAAGTGGGTCATGGATGAATACCGGTGAAGGTGGATTAAGTGATCACCATTTAAAAGGGGACTGTGATATTATATTTCAAATTGGTCCTGGCTTATTCGGCGTAAGAGATACAGAAGGAAACTTTGATGAAGAAGCGTTTGTTGAAAAGTCTAAAATAAAACAAATTAAAGCATTTGAACTTAAATTAGCGCAAGGTGCAAAGACGAGAGGCGGACACATTGAAGGGTCGAAAGTGACAGAGGAAATTGCGGAAATCAGAAATGTCACACCTTTTGAAACAGTCAATTCACCAAATAGATTTGAATTTCTACATAACAATAAAGATTTGCTTGAATTTGTTCAACAGTTAAGAAAGTTATCAGACAAACCTGTAGGCATAAAAATTGTCGTCGGAAATTTAAATGATTTACAAACTTTAATAATGGATATGAAGACATTAAATATTATCCCTGATTTTATTACTGTAGATGGTGGGGAAGGTGGAACAGGTGCAACATATCAAGAACTCGTGGATACAGTTGGACTGCCATTGTTCACAGCCTTACCATTACTCGACTCAGAACTAAAGAAACATCACTTAAGAGATAAAGTGAAAGTATTTGCTTCAGGTAAATTAATTACACCGGATCAAATTGCGATAGCCCTCGGTTTAGGTGCGGATTTAGTTAATGTAGCAAGAAGCTTAATGATTAATGTCGGCTGTATTATGGCGCAACAATGTCATACAAATAACTGTCCAGTTGGTGTAGCAACTACTGATCCTAAGAAAGAAGCGGCACTCGTCATTTCTGAAAAAGAATATAGAG
The Mammaliicoccus sp. Dog046 genome window above contains:
- the mutY gene encoding A/G-specific adenine glycosylase; the encoded protein is MIEVNAFKNDLLTWFHENQRQMPWRETKDPYYIWLSEVMLQQTQVNTVRPYYNAFIERFPTIQALSESQEDDVLKYWEGLGYYSRVRNFHEAVKEVHHNYNGAVPSQPDEFIKLKGVGPYTNAAVMSIVHNHPLPAVDGNVLRVWSRLNNNHSDIALQSTKKTFEEELQPFVESESGDFNQAMMELGATMCTPKKPLCLMCPVQSHCQAFENGTVDQLPVKKKKVKKKTIDYLVLYITNRNGDILVRQRDTKLLNGMWEFPMFESDTSIHTIEDELDAVIDMQTEPIFTTKHIFTHMTWNMKVIRAYTQKSDVEYPYRWMSKNEKEALSFSTSMSKIFNKINEV
- a CDS encoding DUF402 domain-containing protein; its protein translation is MVKESIPKEGQVIKIQSYKHDGNIHRVWSETTILKGTSHVIIGGNNRTLVTESDGRTWVTREPAIVYFHAEYWFNVICMFRDDGVYYYCNLSSPFVSDEEAIKYIDYDLDIKVYPSGKYHLLDEDEYRQHMKQMNYPKDIDAILKRNVDILQQWIERKKGPFAPDFIKVWQERFHSIDRRNSKE
- a CDS encoding ABC transporter ATP-binding protein translates to MIKRYLQFVKPYKWHIVGTIIIGIIKFGIPLLLPLLIKYVIDDVINNGALSAGQKTEKLAYAMLIMGFIFIVLRPPIEYLRQYLAQWTSNKILYDIRKKLYTHLQALSARFYSNNKAGEIISRVINDVEQTKDFILTGLMNVWLDLVTIIIALSIMFVLDVKLTFTAIAIFPFFIFSIYYFFGRLRSLTRRRSQSLAELQGFLHERVSGMSVIKSFAIERNEEKRFDHRNRNFLTKATDHTKWNAKSFAVINTVTDIGPLLVVGVGGFLVIQGNLTVGTLAAFVAYLEQLYGPLRRLVASSTTLTQSIASMDRVFHLFDEKYDVKNEDDAKDIAIQEGRISFENVAFKYNEHEPEVLKDINLNINKGETVAFVGMSGGGKSTLISLLPRFYDVTSGSIRIDNHDVKDFTTESLRNQVGMVEQDNILFSDSIKENILLGKPDATDEEVIAASKKANAHDFIMSLPNGYDTEVGERGVKLSGGQKQRVSIARIFLNNPPVLVLDEATSALDLESEKIIQDALEILSSERTTLIVAHRLSTITHADKIVVVQNGRIEEVGTHKALMQAQGSYYKLYNIQSFG
- a CDS encoding FMN-binding glutamate synthase family protein, with the translated sequence MTFLSVLQLIVNILFFVIIIGLIVTCVTLFIIDKRQKHHSVLRNYPLLGRVRYFLESIGPELRQYLLLNDNEGKPFSRKQYLNIVMSGKYKNRIESFGSVRDFEEPGFYIQNTMFPVDHDELEIDQQKMIDTYLYEITNEGLFDRKEKQIEKQVEPYNLTDENQIIIGKNVGNPFIVKRLVGQSGMSYGALGQNAITALSKGLGRSGSWMNTGEGGLSDHHLKGDCDIIFQIGPGLFGVRDTEGNFDEEAFVEKSKIKQIKAFELKLAQGAKTRGGHIEGSKVTEEIAEIRNVTPFETVNSPNRFEFLHNNKDLLEFVQQLRKLSDKPVGIKIVVGNLNDLQTLIMDMKTLNIIPDFITVDGGEGGTGATYQELVDTVGLPLFTALPLLDSELKKHHLRDKVKVFASGKLITPDQIAIALGLGADLVNVARSLMINVGCIMAQQCHTNNCPVGVATTDPKKEAALVISEKEYRVSNYIVSLHEGLFNLAAAVGVKTPNDINEHHLLFRNNNGELLNGRQYKKSLYKEY